In the genome of Aureimonas sp. OT7, one region contains:
- a CDS encoding GntR family transcriptional regulator produces the protein MADSAGMQDTPTHKRGAGVGFVYETLRNEIVELKLKPGSAMDEVQLSARFAMSRTPIREAMVRLLSEGLLVALPNRATIVAQIDFLNLPHFFDALTLMYRVTTRLAAANHGADAMKAIEARQADFVAAVARRDALAMIATNRDFHLEIARAGGNVYYTDMFTRLLDEGRRILRLYYSSFNDMLPRPYVDEHEALIAAISQRAVDEADMLAAAHARQIIGHIQTAVSADARVNAEITL, from the coding sequence ATGGCCGACAGCGCAGGCATGCAGGATACGCCGACACACAAGCGGGGAGCCGGGGTGGGCTTCGTCTACGAAACGTTGCGCAACGAGATCGTGGAACTGAAGCTCAAGCCCGGCAGCGCCATGGACGAAGTGCAGCTTTCCGCACGCTTCGCCATGTCACGCACGCCTATCCGCGAGGCCATGGTGCGCCTGCTCAGCGAGGGCCTGCTGGTCGCCCTGCCGAACCGAGCCACCATCGTCGCGCAGATCGACTTCCTCAACCTGCCGCATTTCTTCGATGCGCTGACCCTGATGTATCGCGTGACCACGCGTCTGGCCGCGGCCAACCACGGCGCGGACGCCATGAAGGCCATCGAGGCACGTCAGGCCGATTTCGTCGCGGCGGTCGCGCGGCGCGACGCTTTGGCGATGATCGCCACCAACCGCGATTTTCACCTGGAGATCGCGCGGGCCGGCGGCAACGTCTATTACACGGACATGTTCACGCGCCTTCTCGATGAAGGCCGCCGTATCCTGCGGCTGTACTACTCCAGCTTCAACGACATGCTTCCGCGCCCCTACGTGGACGAACATGAGGCACTCATCGCCGCGATAAGCCAGCGCGCGGTGGATGAGGCGGACATGCTTGCCGCCGCACATGCACGGCAGATCATCGGCCATATCCAGACGGCTGTCAGCGCCGATGCGAGGGTCAACGCGGAAATCACCCTGTAG
- a CDS encoding substrate-binding domain-containing protein — translation MRLIRRLSQTVAALSVLTAAAAHADTYALVTINQQALFFNQINDGAKEAAAAAGVELVIFDANNVPAAQNTAIENYITQKVDGIILVAIDVNGVKPAITEAKEAGIPVIAIDAQIPDGDNVSFVGVDNAAAGADIGKFFADYVKSDMGGKATVGVVGALNSFIQNQRLDGFKEAVAASGDAITFTETVDGQNVQDVALGAAENLLTANPTMTAIYATGEPALIGAVSAVESQGRQSDVKVFGWDLTAQAVKGIDEGWVTAVVQQDPAGEGKAAVEALVTLKGGGTVEPIINVPVTIVTKENVDQFRSMFQ, via the coding sequence ATGCGCCTGATCCGTAGACTTTCACAGACCGTGGCTGCCCTGTCGGTGCTGACCGCGGCCGCCGCCCATGCGGACACCTATGCCCTCGTGACGATCAACCAGCAGGCTCTCTTCTTCAACCAGATCAATGACGGGGCCAAGGAAGCCGCGGCGGCGGCCGGCGTGGAGCTGGTGATCTTCGACGCCAACAACGTGCCGGCGGCACAGAATACCGCCATCGAGAATTACATCACGCAGAAGGTGGACGGCATCATCCTGGTCGCCATCGACGTCAATGGCGTCAAGCCCGCCATCACCGAGGCCAAGGAGGCGGGCATTCCGGTCATCGCCATCGACGCCCAGATTCCGGACGGCGACAATGTCTCCTTCGTCGGCGTCGACAATGCCGCCGCCGGGGCCGATATCGGCAAGTTCTTCGCCGATTACGTCAAGTCCGACATGGGCGGAAAGGCGACGGTCGGCGTCGTCGGCGCACTGAACTCGTTTATCCAGAACCAGCGCCTCGACGGCTTCAAGGAGGCGGTCGCGGCATCGGGAGATGCGATTACCTTCACCGAGACGGTGGATGGGCAGAACGTGCAGGATGTGGCGCTGGGCGCCGCCGAGAACCTGTTGACGGCCAACCCCACCATGACGGCCATCTACGCCACCGGGGAGCCGGCGCTGATCGGCGCCGTATCCGCGGTGGAAAGCCAGGGCCGCCAATCGGACGTCAAGGTGTTCGGCTGGGACCTGACCGCACAGGCGGTCAAGGGCATCGACGAGGGCTGGGTCACGGCCGTCGTCCAGCAGGATCCGGCCGGCGAAGGAAAGGCCGCCGTGGAAGCGCTCGTGACGTTGAAGGGCGGCGGCACGGTGGAGCCGATCATCAACGTGCCGGTGACCATCGTCACCAAGGAGAATGTCGACCAGTTCCGCTCGATGTTCCAGTGA
- a CDS encoding phosphotriesterase has protein sequence MALDFQSPGAHSTGASIGVGVCSGHVMTVTGPVPVDEMGVTLMHEHIVLDGSATWRCPCGPDNEEVSQGPVRMDIIGELRMNPYANLDNVSLLDSDLALAELDRFRALGGHTVVECTNFGIGRDPAKLARIARMSGLKIVMGTGFYLEHTHPDWLAGMDVDAVADFIVADVGGAARKPDIMAGIIGEVGVSKDFTPAELKSLRGSARASARTGVPLSIHLPGWERLAHRVLDVVEAEGADLDHTVLCHMNPSHSDPAYQESLARRGAFLEYDMIGMDYYYADQDAQSPSDEENARAIAALVDRGFADRILLSQDVFLKMMLTRYGGFGYGHVLRNFVPRLRRLGMEEAAIDRMLVGNPRAVFSDRT, from the coding sequence ATGGCTCTCGATTTCCAGTCCCCTGGCGCACATTCGACGGGCGCATCGATCGGGGTCGGCGTATGCTCCGGACACGTCATGACGGTGACCGGGCCCGTGCCGGTGGACGAGATGGGCGTGACGCTGATGCACGAGCATATCGTGCTGGACGGCAGCGCCACCTGGCGCTGCCCCTGCGGCCCGGACAATGAAGAGGTTTCGCAAGGCCCGGTACGCATGGACATCATCGGCGAGTTGCGGATGAACCCTTATGCGAACCTCGACAATGTATCGTTGCTGGATTCTGACCTCGCGCTTGCCGAGCTCGACCGCTTCCGGGCGCTGGGCGGGCACACGGTCGTCGAGTGCACCAATTTCGGCATCGGCCGCGATCCCGCCAAGCTGGCCCGCATCGCCCGGATGAGCGGGCTGAAGATCGTGATGGGCACCGGTTTCTATCTGGAGCATACCCATCCGGACTGGCTGGCCGGCATGGATGTGGATGCGGTGGCCGATTTCATCGTCGCCGACGTCGGCGGTGCGGCCCGGAAGCCGGACATCATGGCCGGCATCATCGGCGAAGTGGGCGTCTCGAAGGACTTCACGCCCGCGGAGCTGAAATCGCTGCGTGGCTCGGCGCGCGCCTCGGCCCGGACCGGCGTGCCGCTGTCCATCCATCTGCCGGGATGGGAGCGGCTGGCGCATCGCGTTCTGGACGTGGTGGAAGCGGAAGGGGCGGACCTCGACCATACGGTCCTGTGCCATATGAACCCCAGCCATTCCGACCCCGCCTACCAGGAAAGCCTGGCCCGGCGCGGCGCGTTTCTGGAATACGACATGATCGGCATGGACTATTATTATGCCGACCAGGATGCCCAATCCCCCAGCGACGAGGAAAACGCCCGCGCCATCGCGGCCCTGGTGGATCGCGGCTTCGCGGACCGGATCCTCCTGTCGCAGGACGTCTTCCTGAAGATGATGCTCACGCGCTACGGCGGCTTCGGCTATGGGCATGTGCTGCGCAACTTCGTGCCGCGCCTGCGCCGCCTGGGCATGGAGGAGGCCGCGATCGACCGGATGCTCGTGGGCAATCCGCGCGCGGTTTTCTCGGATCGCACATGA
- a CDS encoding outer membrane beta-barrel protein gives MKKFLVLGLLAGTAIPASAADVIYEEPMVTPVVALAVPSWTGFYLGVQAGGGFNPSNPDNFSIVPSFPGAFPGSAFGSNYESSFESGFVGGGHIGYDYQIDNWVVGAVLDINASDLGQRQSAFSSTPAFYTAERDLDYFATGRLRAGYLVTPTTLAYATGGVAYGDVSYRFSADSAPFATAAAFSDSNDRWGYTVGGGLDFLVADNISIGVEYLYTNLGDDDSFTRFVAGPFGGGVGGFTDFTGSDDFDFHTITAKLSYRFN, from the coding sequence ATGAAGAAGTTTCTGGTCCTCGGCCTTCTGGCCGGTACGGCAATTCCGGCCTCGGCCGCGGATGTCATCTATGAAGAGCCGATGGTGACCCCGGTCGTCGCACTTGCCGTTCCGTCGTGGACCGGCTTCTACCTGGGCGTCCAGGCGGGCGGCGGCTTCAACCCGTCGAACCCCGACAATTTCAGCATCGTGCCCAGCTTCCCCGGCGCGTTCCCGGGTAGCGCCTTCGGCAGCAACTACGAGTCCAGTTTCGAATCCGGCTTCGTCGGCGGCGGTCACATCGGCTACGACTACCAGATCGACAACTGGGTCGTCGGTGCCGTGCTGGACATCAACGCTTCGGACCTCGGCCAGCGCCAGAGCGCTTTTTCGAGCACTCCGGCGTTTTACACCGCCGAGCGTGATCTCGACTATTTCGCCACGGGCCGCCTGCGCGCCGGTTATCTCGTGACGCCGACCACCCTGGCCTATGCCACGGGCGGTGTCGCTTATGGTGACGTCAGCTACAGGTTCTCTGCCGATTCAGCGCCCTTCGCCACGGCAGCGGCTTTCTCCGACAGCAATGATCGCTGGGGCTACACCGTCGGCGGCGGCTTGGACTTCCTGGTTGCCGACAACATCTCGATCGGTGTCGAATATCTCTACACCAACCTCGGCGATGACGATTCCTTCACGCGCTTCGTAGCCGGCCCGTTCGGTGGCGGCGTGGGTGGGTTCACCGACTTCACCGGTTCGGACGATTTCGACTTCCACACGATCACGGCGAAGCTTTCGTACCGCTTCAACTAA
- a CDS encoding ABC transporter permease → MSEVHQPHGAASGRFRKETLADRFLANGGVASIAVFFIAVCLLFALSTNAFLSTPNLLNVIRQSAPLLIVAASMTFVITTGGIDLSVGSVLALVSALSAALLQMGVPWPAVIVAMLALGCLIGAVQGFFIAYEGIPAFIVTLAGLSVIRGVALLITGGYSIPIAPDSPFVVLGRGWLAGVPIPAWIALAVLVAAFVVFNSTRFGRYVTGIGANAEAVRRAGVDTRRIVLGVYMLSSAAAALAGIVLAGRLGSGSSNAGQGFELEVIAAVVLGGTSLFGGRGSMTGTLLGALTVAVIANGLILSHMSPFLTPIITGCIILIAIWLNFRLFRGTARRR, encoded by the coding sequence ATGAGCGAGGTCCATCAGCCCCATGGTGCCGCCTCCGGACGGTTCCGCAAGGAAACGCTTGCCGACCGCTTCCTCGCCAATGGCGGGGTCGCGTCCATCGCGGTCTTCTTCATCGCGGTCTGCCTCTTGTTTGCGCTGTCCACAAACGCCTTCCTGTCGACGCCCAACCTTCTCAACGTCATCCGCCAGTCGGCGCCGCTTCTGATCGTCGCGGCAAGCATGACCTTCGTCATCACCACCGGCGGTATCGACCTGTCGGTCGGTTCCGTGCTGGCGCTCGTTTCCGCCCTGTCGGCCGCGCTGCTGCAGATGGGCGTACCGTGGCCCGCCGTCATCGTGGCCATGCTGGCGCTCGGCTGTCTGATCGGGGCCGTGCAAGGGTTCTTCATCGCCTATGAGGGCATACCCGCCTTCATCGTCACCTTGGCCGGCCTTTCGGTGATCCGGGGCGTGGCGTTGCTGATAACCGGCGGCTATTCGATCCCGATCGCGCCGGACAGTCCCTTCGTGGTGCTTGGGCGCGGCTGGCTGGCGGGCGTGCCCATACCCGCCTGGATCGCACTCGCCGTTCTCGTCGCGGCCTTCGTCGTGTTCAACTCCACGCGGTTCGGCCGTTATGTCACCGGCATCGGCGCCAATGCCGAGGCGGTGCGCCGTGCCGGCGTCGATACCCGCCGGATCGTACTTGGCGTCTATATGCTGTCGTCCGCCGCGGCTGCCCTTGCCGGCATCGTGCTGGCCGGGCGCCTCGGCTCCGGCTCGTCCAACGCCGGGCAGGGCTTCGAGCTGGAGGTTATCGCCGCCGTGGTGCTCGGCGGCACCAGCCTTTTCGGCGGGCGGGGCTCCATGACCGGCACGCTGCTCGGCGCGCTGACAGTCGCCGTCATCGCCAACGGCCTGATCCTGTCGCACATGTCGCCCTTCCTGACGCCGATCATCACCGGTTGCATCATCCTGATCGCGATATGGCTCAACTTCCGCCTCTTCCGGGGCACGGCCCGGAGGCGCTGA
- a CDS encoding BtpA/SgcQ family protein, which yields MASNGSPVGRGDTTTLRRIFGVDKPLIGVVHLMPIPGSPRYDGSGVEALYERGLADARAYLDNGCHGVIVENHGDVPFAKPDDIGPETSAVMAVVSDRIRRELQRPMGINVLANAAIPALAIATASQASFVRVNQWANAYVANEGFMEGEAARAMRYRAQLRAHGVSIFADAHVKHGAHAIVADRPVEELVRDLVFFDADVVIATGQRTGHAADPAYIGMIREAGGLPTLVGSGVTRDNVNDILAVCDGVIVASSLKHDGVWWNAVDAERVRAFSASVR from the coding sequence ATGGCATCCAACGGCTCTCCCGTCGGACGCGGCGACACGACGACGCTGCGCCGCATCTTCGGCGTCGACAAACCCTTGATCGGGGTCGTCCACCTGATGCCCATTCCGGGTAGCCCACGTTACGACGGCAGTGGCGTGGAGGCCCTCTACGAGCGTGGGCTGGCCGACGCCCGCGCCTATCTGGACAATGGCTGCCACGGCGTCATCGTGGAAAACCATGGCGACGTGCCCTTTGCCAAGCCGGACGATATCGGGCCCGAGACAAGCGCCGTGATGGCGGTGGTGTCGGACAGGATCCGGCGCGAACTCCAGCGCCCCATGGGCATCAATGTCCTGGCCAATGCCGCCATCCCGGCGCTGGCCATCGCCACCGCGTCGCAGGCCTCCTTCGTCCGGGTCAACCAATGGGCCAACGCCTATGTGGCGAACGAAGGTTTCATGGAGGGCGAAGCCGCCCGCGCCATGCGGTATCGCGCTCAGTTGCGCGCCCATGGCGTCAGCATCTTCGCCGATGCGCATGTCAAGCATGGCGCCCATGCCATCGTTGCCGACCGGCCGGTCGAGGAGCTGGTGCGCGACCTCGTCTTCTTCGATGCCGATGTGGTCATCGCCACCGGCCAGCGGACGGGCCACGCGGCCGACCCTGCCTATATCGGGATGATCCGCGAGGCGGGAGGGCTGCCGACACTGGTCGGCAGCGGCGTGACCAGGGACAACGTCAACGACATTCTGGCCGTCTGCGACGGGGTCATCGTCGCAAGCTCGCTCAAGCATGACGGCGTGTGGTGGAATGCCGTGGACGCCGAGCGCGTCCGTGCCTTTTCGGCATCCGTCCGGTGA
- a CDS encoding hydantoinase/carbamoylase family amidase produces the protein MPKIDAARLLARLDAFAAIGSTPKGGVNRQALSPEDRQARALLAELAAARGFALRQDTACNLFARRAGADADLPPLLIGSHLDSQPTGGRFDGALGVLAALEVLEALADAGVSTPRPVELVSWTNEEGSRFQPGALGSRAFVEGGLRPEWLQARDAAGMTLDAALRDTLAALPGVSVEQPGHPIAAYLELHIEQGPVLEREGIAIGAVTGIQGTRWYDVTFRGAAAHAGTTPLAFRRDPMAAASAALAVLFATIMPGDEDVRLTVGRIAASPGSINAVPAEVRFSVDLRHPTLRGLAGHEGRLRTVLAEAARGHGCTVAVEPLMEMVPVAFPEGMVELVEEGARQAGASYRRILSGAFHDATFVAGVAPSTMLFSPCRDGVSHNEAEHVEPGDIVRAAEVLLATCILWLK, from the coding sequence ATGCCGAAAATCGATGCCGCGCGCCTTCTGGCGCGCCTGGACGCATTCGCCGCCATCGGCTCGACGCCCAAGGGCGGCGTCAACAGACAGGCGCTCTCGCCCGAGGACAGGCAGGCCCGCGCCCTGCTGGCCGAGCTTGCCGCCGCGCGCGGCTTCGCCCTGCGCCAGGACACGGCGTGCAACCTCTTCGCACGGCGCGCCGGTGCCGATGCCGATCTGCCGCCACTGCTGATCGGAAGCCACCTCGACAGCCAGCCGACCGGCGGCCGCTTCGATGGGGCGCTCGGCGTGCTGGCGGCACTGGAGGTGCTGGAGGCGCTGGCCGATGCCGGCGTTTCGACGCCCCGTCCGGTGGAACTCGTGTCCTGGACGAACGAGGAGGGGAGCCGCTTTCAGCCGGGTGCGCTCGGCTCGCGTGCATTCGTGGAGGGTGGCCTGCGGCCCGAATGGCTGCAGGCAAGGGACGCCGCCGGCATGACGCTCGATGCGGCGCTGCGCGACACGCTGGCCGCGTTGCCCGGCGTATCCGTGGAGCAACCCGGCCATCCGATCGCCGCCTATCTGGAACTGCATATAGAGCAGGGCCCGGTGCTGGAGCGCGAGGGGATCGCCATCGGAGCCGTCACCGGCATCCAGGGCACGCGCTGGTACGACGTCACCTTCCGGGGTGCGGCGGCGCATGCCGGCACCACCCCGCTGGCCTTCCGACGCGATCCGATGGCGGCGGCCTCCGCCGCGCTCGCCGTGCTTTTCGCCACGATCATGCCAGGCGATGAAGACGTCCGGTTGACCGTCGGTCGCATCGCGGCTTCGCCGGGGTCGATCAACGCCGTGCCGGCAGAGGTGCGCTTTTCCGTCGACCTGCGCCACCCGACCTTGCGCGGCCTGGCCGGGCACGAGGGCAGGTTGCGCACGGTACTGGCGGAGGCGGCGCGCGGCCACGGATGCACGGTCGCGGTGGAACCGTTGATGGAGATGGTGCCGGTGGCTTTTCCCGAGGGCATGGTCGAACTGGTCGAGGAGGGGGCCCGCCAGGCCGGCGCGTCGTACCGGCGTATCCTGTCGGGGGCGTTTCACGATGCCACGTTCGTCGCCGGCGTCGCACCGTCCACGATGCTGTTCAGCCCGTGCCGTGACGGCGTCAGCCACAATGAAGCGGAGCATGTCGAGCCCGGCGATATCGTCCGTGCGGCAGAGGTCTTGCTGGCGACCTGTATTCTGTGGCTTAAGTAA
- a CDS encoding cupin domain-containing protein, with amino-acid sequence MGRSSIDLKGEGAAGRLGTRLRHTRQMRGMTLKAVAAAAQCSESLLSKVENGKASPSLPMLHRLVEVLGTNIGRMFEEADGEEGIVYRAGARPLIALDPLRQGRGIALERIIPYAPGHLLQCNIHHLAPFGESAGPISHSGEEVGYVITGEVELMVDDLAFRLAPGDSFAFQSERPHHYRNLGAEPAAIFWVNTPPTF; translated from the coding sequence ATGGGGCGCAGTTCGATCGACCTGAAGGGCGAGGGGGCGGCGGGGCGCCTGGGCACGCGTCTGCGCCACACGCGGCAGATGCGCGGCATGACGCTGAAGGCCGTGGCGGCGGCGGCGCAGTGCTCGGAAAGCCTGCTATCCAAGGTCGAGAACGGCAAGGCTTCTCCATCGCTGCCGATGCTGCATCGCCTGGTCGAGGTGCTCGGCACCAATATCGGCCGGATGTTCGAGGAAGCCGACGGAGAGGAGGGGATCGTCTACCGCGCCGGAGCGCGGCCGCTGATCGCGCTGGACCCGCTGCGACAGGGGCGCGGGATAGCGCTGGAGCGGATCATCCCCTATGCGCCCGGGCATCTGTTGCAGTGCAATATCCATCATCTTGCTCCCTTCGGCGAAAGTGCCGGGCCGATCAGCCATTCGGGCGAGGAAGTCGGCTACGTCATCACCGGCGAGGTGGAACTGATGGTGGATGACCTGGCATTTCGGCTGGCCCCTGGCGACAGCTTCGCCTTCCAGTCCGAGCGCCCGCACCACTACCGCAATCTGGGCGCCGAGCCGGCCGCCATCTTCTGGGTGAATACGCCACCAACCTTCTGA
- a CDS encoding ATP-binding cassette domain-containing protein translates to MPTAPAGDRVHMRGISKRYGPIQTLENVSLRLAPGEVLGLVGDNGAGKSTLSKVLSGAVVPDSGTIEIDGQVVSFASPADARAAHVEMVYQDLSLCDTVDVAGNIFLGREPRRSVAGLPFLDKTRMHDEARAMLDRLGIVIADTRLKVENLSGGQRQSIAIGRAASFDPKVLIMDEPTAALAVAEVEAVLELIRTVSARGVSVILITHRLQDLFLVCDRIQVMYEGRAIAERQVQDTNVEEVVNLIVGRKFDARSARRHIEEPRP, encoded by the coding sequence ATGCCAACCGCCCCTGCGGGAGACCGGGTCCATATGCGCGGCATCAGCAAGCGCTATGGCCCCATCCAGACGCTCGAAAACGTTTCGTTGCGCCTTGCGCCGGGCGAGGTCCTGGGCCTCGTCGGCGACAATGGCGCCGGCAAGTCTACCTTGTCCAAGGTATTGTCCGGGGCCGTCGTGCCGGATAGCGGCACGATAGAGATCGACGGGCAGGTGGTCAGCTTCGCCTCGCCAGCCGACGCACGCGCTGCGCATGTCGAGATGGTCTATCAGGACCTGTCCCTGTGCGACACGGTCGACGTTGCCGGCAATATCTTCCTGGGGCGGGAGCCGCGCCGCAGCGTGGCCGGACTGCCGTTCCTGGACAAGACGCGCATGCATGACGAGGCGCGAGCCATGCTGGACCGGCTCGGCATCGTCATCGCCGACACCCGCCTGAAGGTCGAGAATCTGTCGGGCGGCCAGCGCCAGTCCATCGCCATCGGAAGGGCGGCGTCCTTCGACCCCAAGGTGCTCATCATGGACGAGCCGACCGCCGCGCTGGCCGTCGCCGAGGTGGAGGCCGTGCTGGAGCTGATCCGCACCGTTTCGGCGCGCGGCGTCAGCGTGATCCTGATCACCCATCGTCTGCAGGACCTGTTCCTGGTCTGCGACCGGATCCAGGTGATGTACGAGGGGCGGGCTATCGCCGAAAGGCAGGTTCAGGACACCAATGTCGAAGAGGTGGTCAACCTGATCGTCGGACGCAAGTTCGATGCGCGGTCGGCACGCCGCCACATCGAGGAGCCCCGGCCATGA
- a CDS encoding dihydrodipicolinate synthase family protein: MDNSVFKGCMPALMTPCKADRTPDFDALVRKGGELVSKGMSSVVYCGSMGDWPLLTDAQRMEGVERLADAGISVVAGTGAVNTAIAAAHAAHAQKAGAKGLMVIPRVLSRGPSPAAQKAHFKAILSAAPDLPAVIYNSPYYGFATKADLFFALRAEHPNLVGFKEFGGTDSLTYAAEHITSQDDAVTLMVGVDTAVCHGFINCGAKGAVTGIGNVLPAEVLHLCGLSAAAAKGDPEARRRALELESALHVLSTFDEGPDLVLFYKYLMVLTGNPEYELHFNESDSLSASQRGYAKAQLKMFQTWYSVWNGNLGTEYRHAA; the protein is encoded by the coding sequence GTGGACAATTCCGTTTTCAAAGGTTGCATGCCGGCCCTGATGACGCCCTGCAAGGCCGACAGGACACCGGATTTCGACGCACTCGTGCGCAAGGGCGGGGAGTTGGTGTCAAAGGGCATGTCGTCGGTCGTCTATTGCGGCTCGATGGGCGATTGGCCACTGTTGACCGACGCGCAGCGCATGGAAGGCGTCGAGCGCCTGGCCGATGCAGGCATTTCGGTGGTTGCCGGAACGGGAGCGGTCAACACGGCGATTGCGGCGGCGCATGCCGCACATGCCCAGAAGGCCGGCGCCAAAGGGTTGATGGTCATCCCGCGCGTGCTGTCGCGCGGGCCCTCGCCTGCGGCGCAGAAGGCGCATTTCAAGGCGATCCTGTCGGCCGCCCCGGACCTGCCGGCCGTGATCTACAACAGCCCCTATTACGGCTTCGCCACGAAGGCGGACCTGTTCTTCGCCTTGCGCGCGGAGCATCCCAACCTTGTCGGCTTCAAGGAGTTCGGCGGGACGGACTCCCTCACCTACGCCGCCGAGCACATCACCAGCCAGGACGATGCCGTGACGCTGATGGTGGGCGTCGATACCGCCGTCTGCCATGGTTTCATCAATTGCGGGGCGAAGGGCGCGGTCACCGGGATCGGCAATGTGCTTCCGGCGGAAGTGCTTCATTTGTGCGGATTGTCGGCCGCAGCCGCCAAGGGCGACCCGGAGGCCCGTCGCCGCGCGCTGGAGCTGGAAAGCGCGCTGCATGTCCTGTCGACCTTCGATGAAGGGCCGGACCTGGTCCTGTTCTACAAATATCTGATGGTTCTGACCGGCAACCCGGAATATGAGCTGCACTTCAACGAGAGCGACAGCCTGTCGGCAAGCCAGCGCGGCTATGCAAAGGCGCAGCTAAAAATGTTCCAGACCTGGTACTCCGTCTGGAACGGCAATCTCGGCACCGAGTATCGCCACGCTGCATGA
- a CDS encoding PfkB family carbohydrate kinase, translating to MTLHVIGNICVDFAMRVPALPGPGETVNAVECLRGPGGKGANQALAATRAGANVRFFSAVGQDAEGSRLIDRATTAGLPVADIARMDTATDMSVVLVAASAENIVASCVDCARAIGDETAGAVARALRPGDAMLLQGNLTKAATEALAASARKAGIRLAVNASPLDSSAFPSCDLLVVNRGEAQSLSGNSDIEAAIDTLHARGARDVVVTLGAEGAVGLCGGKRFRREAIQVKAVDTSGAGDVFCGVVVALWHAGAPLPEAVGVAAGAAALAVTRPGTFDSCPTRDEIQAIMLRKD from the coding sequence ATGACGCTGCACGTCATCGGCAATATCTGCGTGGATTTCGCGATGCGCGTCCCCGCGTTGCCCGGGCCGGGCGAAACGGTGAATGCCGTGGAATGCCTGCGCGGGCCGGGCGGCAAGGGGGCAAACCAGGCATTGGCCGCCACCCGCGCCGGCGCAAACGTCCGGTTCTTCAGCGCCGTCGGGCAGGACGCGGAAGGAAGCCGGCTCATCGACCGTGCAACGACCGCCGGCCTGCCCGTCGCCGATATTGCAAGGATGGACACCGCGACCGACATGTCGGTCGTGCTGGTGGCCGCCTCGGCGGAAAACATCGTCGCGAGCTGCGTCGATTGCGCCCGCGCCATCGGCGATGAAACCGCCGGCGCGGTGGCAAGGGCCCTGAGGCCGGGCGACGCCATGCTGCTACAGGGAAACCTGACGAAGGCGGCCACCGAGGCGCTGGCCGCTTCGGCACGCAAGGCCGGCATCCGGCTGGCCGTCAACGCGAGCCCGCTGGACTCTTCTGCGTTTCCGAGCTGCGACCTTCTGGTGGTCAATCGGGGCGAAGCGCAAAGCCTGTCGGGAAACAGCGATATCGAAGCCGCCATCGATACGCTGCATGCGAGGGGTGCGCGGGATGTCGTCGTAACGCTTGGGGCCGAGGGCGCCGTCGGGCTTTGCGGCGGCAAGCGGTTCCGGCGCGAGGCGATTCAGGTTAAGGCCGTGGACACGAGCGGGGCCGGAGACGTCTTCTGCGGCGTCGTCGTGGCCCTGTGGCATGCAGGGGCGCCGCTGCCGGAGGCGGTCGGCGTGGCGGCCGGTGCCGCCGCGCTGGCGGTGACGCGGCCCGGCACTTTCGATTCCTGTCCCACCCGGGACGAAATACAGGCGATCATGCTGCGGAAGGACTAG